In Cryptomeria japonica chromosome 1, Sugi_1.0, whole genome shotgun sequence, the sequence ACTCATGTTGCCTCTAATTAGACAAAACTATATAAAGTAAGTGAATATGATATTAAGATTCCTCATACAAAATATTTGATAAATACAACTCAAAGTGACTTCTTTGAAACATTCAAACAAATATTTCTATAACTAAAGATTTCTCAAAAAGCATTTGAATGTTTTGattatatttttcaatataaataaaatacattaaaCATGTTACAATCATGTTAAATTTGATCTCTATCTTGAAATGTATGAAACACTAAAGTTGAATCTAGTCATTACTAGAAATACAAGTTAATTTGTGAAGTTTTTTATATGCAAAAATTAGAAGGTTTATATGAATTCAATGTAGATCATATTCAAAGCACAAGTATTAACTATAGAGAATTAAAGAAACTTCTAGCATCACCCAATGATTTAATGGaattgattggaaaagatttgattattaaaaaaaaaaatgttttgtaaattaattttataaaattatccttaaagaaattcatttgatttgtaatgatttaatgattaaattttaagatcttatatatccacatatTCAACATTGTCCtaatacaaaatgacaaaataaacaATTTCATATTTTTTTGCTTTCTTGCTCATTGTATTCTTTTTATGATCTAAGAATTATACATTTAGTCCTTTATTTGAGATTCAAAGTTAATATTATGACTCAAAGTAACTAGTAGTCTTTATGCATGTGTGTTCCATACAATTGAAGCTTAACATGCATGTAGTAGGAATTAGTATCATTAGTAGATAACGAAAGAAGTCCACTTCTACATCAGTAATGATATTAGACATGATAGAAACTATGTATCTCATTGTTTTGATATGCCACCATGAACAAGGAAACAAAATTTATTGGAAAACATTGGATCATTACAAAATCCCTCGTAGAGAGCAGAAACTTTGACTGCTGCAACTATGGATTACTAATCATAACATAATTTAGCTTTAGTCAACAGATGGTAGTAAAGATGTTATCAATGTAAAAGTGAATTTAGCATTTTGGAAGGTCTGCTGGAGGAGGCAATATGGATTGTTCAGGCTCATTTCCATTCTCCACCACAAATGCCATCTTCAGTCCCCATGTTGTATGCACTTCCAGATGACAATGCATGAACCACACCCCTGCACATCAATTGTTAATAACATCAGAATTTAAGAattcttattttttattattttattttactaatAATTATGTTTTCATGATTTACAATTATAAAGAATGATAGGCATTACCATTCtgtcaatttggaaaaaaaaaatcatttacttTTTAGAACATTTTTTTGGGTTCTTTCAGACAATGGTACAATGCCTTCTGATCTTGTTTGGCTAGGTTGTTTTATGATTctataaacaattttaatttaataGCTTTTGAGGAAACAAAATTATTATGGGATAATTGAGTAAATTAAAAGTTTGATTGGTTGGACACAACTAGTGAGATGATGGCATGAGATATAGAGGTCATCCATCAAGGTTCAAACTTTTAGAGGTGTGTTTCGATCAAGTTTGATCGCTGGGTGAATTTGACGGATTGGATTCCTTGCACATGGCTGCTTAGCTGAAAGAGGTTCGTAGTTTAGATATATGCTTACTCAAATCGTTATAATGTGCTATATAAAGAAGAGATGCCAACATCTATGTATGCTAACATGTttcgatcaaaaaaataaaaaataaatctctaTTATAGcatttgactttttgatcaccaTTAATTTAATCTTCTCATATTTGTAGTTATTCAGGAAATAGGATCACTATATATTATTCAATTGGATTTCTGTTTTTATCTCTTCTATAAGAGATTTAAGCTTTTGACCCAACTGCTTATGGGCAAATTATATGTTTTAATTAGGCTACTGGAGAGGGAAGTCAAACCTATTGTAAACAATCGTGGTTAGTGCAATGTAAACTGCAAGGTAAGTTTACCAAATAAGATTGACAAAACTTTAATAGAACATATACGCACCAGGATTATCTGCTCTGAATCGGATAGCAGTCCACCCTCCTGTTGGCACTCCCACTGTATTACGCTCTGGAGGGTCTACCAAATTGAATTTAGCAGGATCCTTCTTTGGGTTGTAGTTACCAAAACCTGACCCAAGAATGAAAAAGTTGAAGCCATGGAGATGAATTGGATGATTATCAACTGTAAGAATACTGGTGTCCTGAAGCACCAACTGCACTGTTGAATTGTATGTCAAACTAGTGAGTCTTGTTCCTTTGGATGTGAAGAGATTCTTAGGCGGTGTGCCTGTGTAGTTGAAGGGCGTGGGAGGATTATCTGGAAAATCTTTTGTGAAAACTCCACTGATGTTGTTGAAATGCGCCTGCAGAAGAGCAATTGTAGGCATGACAAAACTTACATTGTTAATTGATGCAGATGCACGACTGCCATTAGCACAAGTTGGGCATGAATCCAATGCAAGTCCTATTGTGAACAACAGATTTCGGTCTACTGTCTGAGGAACTTTTGCAGGGAATGCTGCAGAATTCAAGCTTTTGAGACTATTGCTGAAGTTGGTATAGAAAGCAGTATCGTTTATCTTAGGGATTACAGGCTTTACGGGGTTGGAAGTATTGGGTGTTCCGATGTATTGAAGTATGCCTGCTGCAGTCATGTTGTCGACTGGGATGGGGGCGTCCATGAATGCTCGGACTGCCATGAAACATCTTCCTGCTTTCTTGTCTGTGTTGAGGAGAACATTTGTTGTCTGGCCAGGAGAAATGGCTATTGCCTTTGTATTGAATGGCTTGGTGTATACTGCGTCAACTTCTACCACTGTTAAGAGATGGTTTGCTATGCTGAAAAAAACTTGATCATTGAGTGCAGCGTTGATGATTCGGAGGAGGTAGGTTTTATCAGGCTCTACTGCCAAAGCATAAGTATCTGCAACCAAACAATATCAGAGAACTTAGAGCTAACACAAACTTAACTTTATAACAGAGTTTGAATTATTATAAGTACTATTGCTAGTAGGAAGGGGAAGGGCATAAAACAATGTGTATGATTTGTAGACAATGTGTTAGAAAGTTTATGGTTCATTAGTAACAATACTGATTAAATTGATTACATTTTTAAACTAGAATACAGTCAACCAATTTCAACCAAATTTAACAGGCACGTTTGAGTGAATGTAAATTTTGTGTATTGGGGCTGATTGGATCTCGTGATCTTATAATTTATCATAGAAAGCTCTTGTCAATCAAACCAGACCCCAGTCCAAATATAAAGATTATTCTAATTGATAGATCTTAAATGAATTTTTATAAACttcttctaaaaatgcaatataaataaagagataaagaatTGTTGCCTTTAGTAGAACAATTGAAGAGAGGCCCGGGTTTCCCATTAATGGTGTGAGCATCTGATGCATTTGGGGCTCCTCCTGATTTGAGAGCCTGATTTATTACAGCTTCTGTGTCTGCATTCCACCATTCCCCTGTACCGAAGCAAGATACAAATTTATGCATTTCATCTCAAATTATGATGCTGTTAAAGTCAGACAAAATAATCTCATTAGAAGAGATGTTACATGAATTTTGTGGGTTGTAGAGTCAAAGCAACAAGACAGGAACAAGTTAGCATATAAAGCAGTGTTTCCTAACTCAAGACAAGCTTTGGTATCATGGTTGGAGGAAAAGTTGGTTAAAAATACAAACAACTCGCAGAGGATAATTATTTAACACATCAAATGAGTCACATTCAAATTGCCTATGAAGTATAACTATAATAGTGTAAAGAGCCACATAAGTTATATCAACCTTAGCTTACCTAGAACCAGTGTGACTTCCTTGTGAGGCTTGGGAAAAGGATACGGCACATGTTTCTTTGGCAAGATGACAATGGGGCCATGCAATGTTGCGCGTAGCCACAGAATATGGGCATGATAGAATAGTGTGCCTCTTTGCCCAGTGATTGTAAAGTTGTATACAAAGTTTTGGCGGGTTTGAATAGGGCACTGTGTGATGTATGCAGGCCCATCAGCCCACCCAGTCCTTAACTGTCTGATTCCATGCCTGCTCACATATAAACCAAATTCAATGATATGTCTCATATCATGAAACAAATAAGATTGTTAtattttatctattctatgtttctGAATTTGACTGTGTTCAATGTTTTGGAATACACTACGTGAACTATCATTAGAATTTGACTGTGTTCAATGTTTTGGAATACACTACGTGAACTATCATTAGAATGAGAGAActt encodes:
- the LOC131026868 gene encoding laccase-11-like, with amino-acid sequence MAVLSNTIMLCFVTLVLLSVTVEAKTRHYNFTIRFKNYTRLCHTKPIVTVNGRYPGPTIYAREGDTLLVNVTNHVKYNVTIHWHGIRQLRTGWADGPAYITQCPIQTRQNFVYNFTITGQRGTLFYHAHILWLRATLHGPIVILPKKHVPYPFPKPHKEVTLVLGEWWNADTEAVINQALKSGGAPNASDAHTINGKPGPLFNCSTKDTYALAVEPDKTYLLRIINAALNDQVFFSIANHLLTVVEVDAVYTKPFNTKAIAISPGQTTNVLLNTDKKAGRCFMAVRAFMDAPIPVDNMTAAGILQYIGTPNTSNPVKPVIPKINDTAFYTNFSNSLKSLNSAAFPAKVPQTVDRNLLFTIGLALDSCPTCANGSRASASINNVSFVMPTIALLQAHFNNISGVFTKDFPDNPPTPFNYTGTPPKNLFTSKGTRLTSLTYNSTVQLVLQDTSILTVDNHPIHLHGFNFFILGSGFGNYNPKKDPAKFNLVDPPERNTVGVPTGGWTAIRFRADNPGVWFMHCHLEVHTTWGLKMAFVVENGNEPEQSILPPPADLPKC